Sequence from the Pristiophorus japonicus isolate sPriJap1 chromosome 10, sPriJap1.hap1, whole genome shotgun sequence genome:
gctccacccagattgattctatatcttgattttctgagccaatatcctttctcactattgctctgattccatcctttattaacaatgccACACCCGCcctcttcctttctgcctgtccttcctaaatatcaaatatccttaGATACTCAATTCCCAACCCTGGTTaccctgcaaccacgtctccgtaattgcaactatattgtattATAATGGCTATAAATGGAGACTTGGGCCTTCATTGTCATTCTGCCgatttaacgtcgagattcaataataccacccacccacttttttttgtcgtaaagagcatattcaccgaaactagcagccatgagatcgcccagcgtcactttcaccacctcgcacacatatcgcccacaatatcactcacccaaaacaatgcccagaaaaaatggaactaaccggaactaatcacagcgttatggacgccatgttctacatcacatgtcgcatcctttaaaaggctgctgtgcttcaacctcgggggagttcggatgtactctggaggttgttggagttgatgtgaacatctccacaaacatcttgaccatactgtgaccgattggaattgaatcggtagcttcaccacctggctgatgacccccctgcgtgacactcacaccgaagccgagaggcgatacgagagccacagagccactcgcaatatcgtggagaaaaccattggagtgcttaagcagtgctttagatgcctggaccactcagtacATTCATTGATTGTGACcattcggtggaaaacagagagctactgcaatggggtctgtcctttctcaacCTCTCTTGATGACtagttacatgcagcagactcaaggtCGCCGAAGGTACACGtcacagcattatgtgcctaatgtaagacgtgccagactgatgaggaggaccagacgttacacccccccgcaagtacagggcgaagcagtcttacctcgacttgcccgacaccacctgccttcggagactgtgcttgcacagaggttatcattgaggtatgccagctgataaggggagatctgcagcctgccagcaccattagtacagcactgtctgtcgaggtcaaagtcactgcggcactgtcattctatgtgtcgggttcttttcaggccacagctggcgacatttgcgaactttctcagcatgccacacattactgcattatctaccaaaattctttggactctggggaggtaccagcagattggaaagcagctaatgtaacgcctctgtttaaaaaagggggcagacaaaaggcaggtaactataggccgcttagtttaacatctgtagtggggaaaatgcttgaaactatcattaaggaagaaatagcgagacatctagataggaatagtgcaatcaagcagacgcagcatggattcatgaaggggaaatcatgtttaactaatttactggaattcctttgaggatatatcgagcatggtggatagaggtgtaccgatggatgtggtgtatttagattttcaaaaggcattcgataaggtgccacacaaaaggttactgcagaagataaaggtacgcagagtcagaggaaatgtgttagcatggatagagaattggatggctaacagaaagcggagagtcgggataaatgggtccttttcgggttggaaatcggtggttagtggtgtgccacagggatcggtgctgggaccacaactgtttacaatatacatagatgacctggaagaggggacagagtgtaatgtaacaaaatttgcagatgacacaaagattaatgggaaagcgagctgtgtagaggacacagagcggctgcaaagagatttagataggttaagcgaatgggctaaggtttggcagatggaatacaatgtcggaaagtgtgaggtcatccaccttgggaaaaaaaacagtaaaagggaatattatttgaatggggagaaattacaacatgctgcggtgcagagggacctgggggtccttgtgcatgaaactctttttggagtttacctgcaaaacataaacattaaaaccatgccacccgcctgggtgacacagcagacattttcaaggccccttttttttttcttttttttttggtttttttttggggcgctaacatcaaatttttccagtgccccctataaaaggggagggggacactaaaagtaccggcaatgaaaacaaattaaactttaaaacgtaaaatcaaattaaaatttggttgccgggcgtgatgatgcactccagtccctccggtgcccacctctcgcggaaggccgcgagcgtaccggtggacaccgcgtgctccatctccaaggacaccctggaccagatgtaagagcggaagagaggcaggcagtcaggttgaacgaccccctcgaccgcccgctgcctggaccggctgatggcacccttggccgtgcccaggagcagtcctacgaggaggccttcggacctacccgctcccctccgcacagggtgcccaaagatcaggagagtgggactgaagtgcagccagaatttcaggagcagccccttcaaataataaaacaggggctgcaaccttgtgcattccataaaaacatggaacacggactcgtccagactgcagaaattgcaggcggcctgggagtccgtgaactggcttaaaaatttgttgcacggcactgctccgtgcaccaccctccaggccaagtccccgatgaatagtgggaggacccctgcgtagagtgccctccatcggggacccccgcctccttgtgcatgaaccccaaaaagttagtttgcaggtgcagcaggtaatcaggaaggcgaatggaatgttggccttcattgcgagagggatggagtacaaaagcagggaggttcttctgcaactgtatagggtattggtgaggccgcacctggagtactgcgtgcagttttggtcaccttacttaaggaaggatatactagctttggagggggtacagagacgattcactaggctgattccggagatgagggggttaccttatgatgatagattgagtagactgggtctttactcattggagttcagaaggatgaggggtgatcttatagaaacatttaaaataatgaaagggatagacaaaatagaggcagagaggttgtttccactagtcggggagactagaactagggggcacagcctcaaaatacgggggagccaatttaaaaccgagttgagaaggaatttcttctcccagagggttgtgaatctgtggaattctctgcccaagggagcagttgagactagctcattgaatgtattcaagtcacagatagatagatttttaaccaataagggaattaagggttatggggagcgggcgggtaagtggagctgagtccacggccagatcagccatgatcttgttgaatggcggagcaggctcgaggggctagatggcctactcctgttcctaattcttatgtttatagacaggccactgaagccctgtacacatgcaggagggacttgatcagcttccctatgaccagggaggcacagagtgagagggttctaggattctccagaattgcaaacctccccaaggtgcagggagcaatagactgtacgcatatcgtgatgtgggcaccttttcaggatgtagaggttttcaggaaccacaagagattccactccctgaatgtccaacaggttgtcgaccaccaacaaattatactggcagtgaatgttcaatttccgggcagcatccatgatgctcacatcctgcgtgagagcactgtatctgacttgtttaacaatcagccacaaggtcaatgctggatgcttggtgacacaggatatggcttcgccacctggctgatgacccccctgtgtgacacccacaccgaagccgagaggcgatacgagagccacagagccactcgcaatatcgtggagaacatacataagaacataagaattaggaacaggagtaggccatctagcccctcgagcctgctccgccattcaacaagatcatggctgatctggccgtggactcagctccacttacccacccgctcaccACTTCTGCCCAGCTGCTGCCGACCACTGCAAGCGCGTCATCTAAGCGTGCACCGCCGCTATCCCTCTGCAggttgcaggaggacatagacaggctaagtgagtgggcaagcacttggcagatggagtataatgttggaaagtgtgaggttatgcactttggcagaaaaaaatcaaagagcaagttattatttaaatggagaaagattgcaaagtgctgcagtacagcgggacctgggggtactcgtgcatgaaacacaaaaggataatatgcaggtacagcaagtgatcaggaaggccaatagtatcttggcctttattgcaaaggggatggagtataaaagcagggaagtttcgtttcagctgtacagggtattgatgaggccacacctggaatactgcatgcagttttggcttccatatttacgaaaggatatacttgctgtggagtcagttcagagaaggttcactaggttgatcctggggatgagggggttgacttatgaggaaaggatgagtaggttgggcctctactcattggaattcagaagaatgagaggtgatcttatcgaattgtataagattatgagggggcttgacaaggaggatgcagagaggatgttttcattggtgggggagactagaactagagggcatgatcttagaataaggggccgcccatttagaactgagatgaggagaaatttcttctctgagggttgtggatctgtggagttcactgcctcagagagctgtggaagctgggacattaaataaatttaagccagaaacagacagtttcttaaacgataagaggataaggagttatggggagccggcggggaagtggagctgagtccatgatcagatcagccaggatcttattgaatggcggagcaggctcgaggggccttatggcctactcctgctcctacttcttatgttcttatgttaaagcccattaagtacttttgaagtgtagccactgttgtaatgtaggaaacgggcagtcaatttgcacacagcaaactcccacaaacagcaatgagataatgaacagTTGATCTGTAGTTTAATGATGTTGGATGATTTATTATCCACACAAAATCTGAATTGTTACACTTCCAATGTAAAGTGTCCAGTTTATTGATTCTTTACTCAGTAATCAACAGAAACCCAGTAAAAACTGTATCATCATCATTATCTGCAAACAGTCCATTATACAAATCCCCACCGATTACTTGAAGCCACACTTTATCTCCAGTTTGTAATTGCAACAGTGTACCTCCCGAGGCCTGATCCTCACTATTCTGATAACTATCATATGTATTGAGGGTTTGAATACCATTTTTGTACAGGGAAACTCTTACATTCTTGACATAGACTGTGATATGATAAACAAAATAATAAACCCCAGAAATTTCACATGTAAATTTCCCTGTGGCGGGGTCATAGTGATTTTGGTTGTTGTATAAGATTTTTTCAAATTTGATTGGGCTGCCTGAACGAGGCAACTTGGAGGATTCTGTCAAACCAACACTAAATGCACTATTCCTTATCACTGCATTTTCACCAGTATTCCCTTTTACCCCTATTTCTCCTTTACTTCCTACTTCACCTTGAATTCCAGGACCCCCCCTGGGTCCTTCACCACCTACTTCTCCTCTGGGGCCTGGTAAACCAGTAGGCCCTATGGGACCTCGTAAACCAATATTCCCCTGAAGCCCAATAGTGCCCTTGTCCCCTTTTGGACCTCTAGGTCCTAAATTCCCTTTTATACCCTGTTGCCCTTGCAGCCCTATTTCTCCCTTGTCGGCTTTGTGTCCAAATGGTCCAGGAATTCCTTTTGGTCCTAATTTGCCAGGTATTCCTTTACTTCCTTGTTCACCTCTTCTTCCTTTTACGCCAGGTGCACCAGATGACCCTAGAGTTATAAAAATGTCATTTTTAATTTAGCATTTTAGCAgttctatatatacatatatatgtatatatacatatTTACACATATATAATAAAGTCACTTGTATGCACAGATAATAATAGGTATATTTTCATCCTTTAGAAATAAGTATTAAAGTTTTCCTATTTTAGTTCATGAGTAGCATTTGTCCAGCAAATTGACACATCTGAGTTTCCTCCAATTGTTTCATATCTTATGGACTAGTGCTTATTGAATAAATCAGGACCAGGACAGCAGATAGATGCCACAACAAATAAATCAGCATGTTTGGGGCAAGGTGGCTGAGTAGGTCAGTGCCAGCAACATTGTTGCCaagacctggctgcagtgctgGAAAATGTTTAATGACCTTGCCAGTCCTGCCAAGGTAAGACTCCTCTTCACATCACTCTTAGTCTGAATACATTCTTGCAACACCACACATTCTCCCCAGCATTACCAATCTAACATTTATACATGATGACTTGGATAATGTACAAAAGGGTTTCCAGTGCCTGGAGAATTATATTCCAGCAAGGAATCAATGCCTTCAAGGCGGGAAGGTAGAAAATTGGCAAGTGAAAAGGTATTTATTAGTCAGTTTGCATAATTGTGCCATGCCCTAGTTCTATACCTGTCTCTCCTTTTTTTCTATTAGTTTCAGTTGAATTCCTTTGCTTAATGTCACAATGCACTTAATACACTGTTTAATTAACAGCTAGATTATAATACACTGACAAATCGAGGTTGCTGTAATTAGGGGTCATTTCAGTCTCCCAATTCAATTTGCAGGAATCTCGTGTTAGGATCAAGAATTCAAAATGCAGAAAATGTGAGCGCAGTGTCAGTGTTCTTCACTTTGATAGCAGGTCTTGTAAATATAAATCATTACCCAACATCCATATACACTGATATAATCATTTTTCTAAAATATTGTCCAGCCCAGACAGCAGTGATAATTTCTCTAGAATCATTGGGCCcaggtttcgagccgcgcctagaacggcgcagtcccgacctggacgcccgtttttcgcgccacaaagtgcgccta
This genomic interval carries:
- the LOC139275158 gene encoding complement C1q and tumor necrosis factor-related protein 9A-like isoform X1, translated to MPIWSLFVLITLVNTEVHRKETCLGGHPGIPGNPGHNGMPGRDGRDGSTGEKGDTGEIGKFGPPGPEGSKGEPGQPGSSGAPGVKGRRGEQGSKGIPGKLGPKGIPGPFGHKADKGEIGLQGQQGIKGNLGPRGPKGDKGTIGLQGNIGLRGPIGPTGLPGPRGEVGGEGPRGGPGIQGEVGSKGEIGVKGNTGENAVIRNSAFSVGLTESSKLPRSGSPIKFEKILYNNQNHYDPATGKFTCEISGVYYFVYHITVYVKNVRVSLYKNGIQTLNTYDSYQNSEDQASGGTLLQLQTGDKVWLQVIGGDLYNGLFADNDDDTVFTGFLLITE
- the LOC139275158 gene encoding complement C1q and tumor necrosis factor-related protein 9A-like isoform X2, with the translated sequence MENWCTSGEIGKFGPPGPEGSKGEPGQPGSSGAPGVKGRRGEQGSKGIPGKLGPKGIPGPFGHKADKGEIGLQGQQGIKGNLGPRGPKGDKGTIGLQGNIGLRGPIGPTGLPGPRGEVGGEGPRGGPGIQGEVGSKGEIGVKGNTGENAVIRNSAFSVGLTESSKLPRSGSPIKFEKILYNNQNHYDPATGKFTCEISGVYYFVYHITVYVKNVRVSLYKNGIQTLNTYDSYQNSEDQASGGTLLQLQTGDKVWLQVIGGDLYNGLFADNDDDTVFTGFLLITE